A part of Microbulbifer salipaludis genomic DNA contains:
- the pstB gene encoding phosphate ABC transporter ATP-binding protein PstB: MRNVNVFYGEAQAIHDVSLDIGRNQVVAMIGPSGCGKSTFLRCLNRMNDTIEGCRVEGDLTLDGDPIYGPKVDVVPLRARVGMVFQKPNPFPKSIYENVAYGPKIHGIASRRAELDEIVENSLRRAGLWNEVKDRLDKPGTGLSGGQQQRLCIARAIAVSPEVILMDEPCSALDPIATARIEELIDELRENYTIAIVTHSMQQAARVSQRTAYFHLGKLVEVNDTETVFTNPEHALTEAYITGRFG, translated from the coding sequence ATGCGCAATGTGAATGTGTTTTACGGCGAGGCCCAGGCCATTCACGATGTGAGCCTGGACATCGGCCGCAACCAGGTGGTGGCCATGATCGGCCCGTCCGGTTGCGGTAAGTCCACCTTCCTGCGCTGCCTGAACCGCATGAACGACACCATCGAAGGCTGCCGCGTGGAAGGCGACCTGACCCTGGATGGCGACCCCATCTACGGTCCCAAGGTGGATGTGGTGCCGCTGCGTGCGCGTGTGGGCATGGTGTTCCAGAAGCCGAACCCCTTCCCCAAGTCCATTTACGAAAACGTCGCCTACGGTCCCAAGATTCACGGTATCGCCAGCCGCCGCGCCGAGCTGGACGAAATTGTGGAAAACAGCCTGCGTCGCGCGGGCCTGTGGAATGAGGTGAAAGACCGCCTCGACAAGCCCGGCACCGGCCTTTCCGGTGGTCAGCAGCAGCGCCTGTGTATTGCCCGCGCCATCGCCGTGAGCCCGGAAGTGATCCTGATGGACGAGCCCTGTTCGGCACTCGACCCCATCGCCACCGCGCGCATCGAGGAGCTGATCGACGAGCTGCGCGAGAACTACACCATCGCCATCGTCACCCACTCGATGCAACAGGCCGCGCGGGTCAGCCAGCGCACCGCCTACTTCCACCTGGGTAAGCTGGTGGAAGTGAACGATACCGAGACCGTGTTCACCAACCCGGAACACGCTCTCACCGAAGCCTACATTACCGGCCGTTTCGGCTAA
- the phoU gene encoding phosphate signaling complex protein PhoU → MEMHFDQHISRQFNEDLESLKTEMLEMGGLVTRQVADAVEALANADSELAEKVLRVEEDIDRCEMEVDEHATLIIAKRQPAASDLRMVMSVIRIARDLERVGDEASKIAKMAIALTDEGTAPRGYTEIRHIANAVRKMLNDALDAYTRFDVKSAMETLAEDEQVDMDYRSAIREMVTYMMEDPRSISRVMNVLWTLRSLERIGDHAKNICEQVVYLVKGTDIRHGNEQNMR, encoded by the coding sequence ATGGAAATGCATTTCGATCAACACATCTCCCGCCAGTTCAACGAAGATCTTGAGAGCCTCAAGACTGAAATGCTGGAAATGGGTGGCCTGGTCACCCGCCAGGTGGCCGACGCCGTCGAGGCCCTGGCCAACGCCGACAGCGAGCTGGCCGAAAAAGTTTTGCGCGTGGAAGAGGATATCGACCGCTGCGAAATGGAAGTGGACGAGCACGCGACCCTGATCATCGCCAAGCGCCAGCCGGCGGCGTCCGACCTGCGCATGGTGATGTCGGTCATCCGCATCGCCCGCGATCTCGAGCGCGTGGGTGACGAGGCCAGCAAAATTGCCAAGATGGCCATCGCGCTGACCGACGAAGGCACCGCACCGCGCGGCTACACCGAGATTCGTCACATTGCCAATGCCGTGCGCAAGATGCTGAACGACGCCCTCGATGCCTACACCCGTTTCGACGTCAAATCGGCCATGGAAACCCTCGCCGAAGACGAGCAGGTCGACATGGACTACCGCAGCGCCATTCGCGAAATGGTCACCTACATGATGGAAGACCCGCGCAGCATTTCCCGCGTGATGAATGTGCTGTGGACCCTGCGCTCCCTGGAGCGCATCGGTGACCATGCCAAAAACATCTGTGAGCAGGTGGTCTATCTGGTGAAGGGTACCGACATCCGTCACGGCAACGAGCAGAACATGCGCTGA